Genomic window (Geomonas ferrireducens):
CGACGATGGAGCCCAAACTGAGACCGACGTACTTCGGTTTGACCTTCGGGTTGGGTGCGTTCGCTCCCAAGGGGGCGAACCCCTGTGCCGCGAAGGGGGCGCCGAAGGTCGGGGTGGCGAGGACCAGTTCCAGCCGGTCCAGGTTGAACGCGGCCTGCTCGATGTTGGTGCGTGCGGCGAGCGGCGCGCCCAGGGCGATGAAGTCCTCACCCCATTTCGTGCCGGTCACGTGCCCCGGCAGGGCAAGCTCGCCGTGCAGCGGGAGATCGATGGCGACCACGGCGTAGCCGGCCCCGTTGAGCGCACCTGCCACGGCGATGGCCTGCTCCTTCCTGCCGTCGATGCCGTGCTGGAAGATGACGAGCGGCCACCCGCCGGCGGGGGGCGTCCCCGCAGGCGCGAAGTAGACGAAGGGAACCTGCCGCTCCGTGTAGTAGTAACCGGTGAGCCGCCCGGTCCCCGGCTCGCGGTACGGCTGGAGCACCGCGCTTGCCGCGCTGTAGCTGCCGAAGGCGAGGTTCTGGTTCATGGCGGGGTTGCCGCGTGCGACGACCGGATTCATCGAGAGGTCGGCGCTGGTGAAGCTCCCGGTGACGACGGAGCCGACCGCCGGCGGTACGACGACCGGGAGACCGGTCCCCGCGAGTACCGCGCCCCAGTAGACGGCGGGTGCGAGGGTGGCGGTGACCGTCGCGGCGTTGAGTCCGGCGCCGAGCCAGCTCTTGCCGGAAAGCCCTCCGGGGAGGTCGCTCCCGGCGGCGAACGCCCTCAGGGCGGTTTCCACCGGGAGGATGCTTCCAGGCGGATCGGCGGGGTCGACGGTAACGAAGCCCGCCGCGGTGGTGATGAAACGCCCGAGGAGCGCGATCTGGCTGCGGCTCGTCACCGTACTCTGGGTAGGAGCCGCGATCAGGTCGTTCATGACCTTCGCGTAGCCCGAAAAAAGGACCTTCCCGTTGGCGCCGGTCGTATTCTGCCGGATGCGCTCCAGGGGGGCGAAGGGGCCCGCCAGTGCCGAAGTGGATTTGAGCGCCGAGAAGTAGACGGAACTTCCCACCGAGCCGCCGGTGGCGGCGTCTTTCACCCGGTTGGTGACCAGGTAGAGGTAGCGGGTCGCGGGGAGGAGCGGGAACCTCGGGAAGAGCGAGACGTCGCCGGCGCCGGGACGGTAGCTGAAGGTGAAGCCGGCGGTCACGTCGGTGAAGCGAAGGGGCGCGTTCTCGGTGGCGTCGGGGAGGGCGCTGTCGGCGCCGACCTGGAACACCTTGATGTTGGTTCCGTTCACCGTATCCGGGCGCAGCGGTCGCGCGAAACGTATGTAGATGGGGGCGTTCACCCCGGCCACCGCGCCGGTCCCCCCGACTTCGTACCGGTTCACGTAGGCAAGCGCCTCCAGAGGGTTCATCGGGCGGTTCGCAGGGCGCACCCCCACCACCCCCGTCGCCGGGTCGGCGTACTGGGTGATGGGATCGGCCGCCGCTGCCGTGGCGAGCACGTTCGGGAGCGGGACGACCCCGGCGCTCGGGTCGAAGAGGGCGGTGTTGGGGCTCTCCTCCTGGTGGACGCCGGAGTCCGAGCCGCAGCCGGCCAGGGTGAACAGCAGACAGATGACGCAGCAAAGGCGTAGCAGTTGCTCTCTCATGTGCTCTCCTTCGCGGCCGGAGGGGCCGTCCTAGAAGGTAAGGTTCAGGTTCGCGGCGAGGAGGTAGGCGTCGCTCTTGAACGTGCCGTTAGCACCCCTCAGGTTGGCCATGTCCTGGTTTTGCACCTTGCGGTCGACGAAGTGCACCCACATGTAGGCGAGGTCTAGGGTGGCGAGCGCATTGCCGATGCCGGTGCCGATGGAGAAGCTGTGCCGGTCCGCGTCGGGGAGCAGCGGGTCGACGGTCCCACCGGGGACCGGGGTGTTGTCGAAGCTGTAGCCGGCGCGCAGGGCGAAGCGCGGGGTGACCCGGTACTCGCCGCCGAACTTGTAGCTCCAAACGTCGCGCCAGTTCCTGGGATCGGGCTGGTCGTTGAAGGCGGCGAACTCTGCGGATTGAAAATCGATGAGGAGCTTGTCGAAACTGCTCCAGCCAGTGCGGGTCGCGTCGAATTCGAGGGTGACCCGGTCGGTGGGGCGCCAGGCGACGGCGAGGTCGAGGGTGTCGGGGAGGGTGATCGTTGTGGAGGCGCTGCTGCTTGCCCTGGCGCGCGTGTAGGGGAAGACGGCGGTGTCGGTAAGGCCGATGGCGCCAAGGCCCGTCGGCGTGGTGGCGAGGAAGTTCGCCTCGCCGTCGATATGGAGGGTGATCTTGCTGCGGTAGGCGATCCCCAGACTTACCTCGGAGCGCGGTTTCCAGAGAATGCCCAGGTTGTAGCCGAGGTCTGTTGCTGTGCCGTCGACCCCCATGGAGCCGAGCTCGTAGGCGCCGAAAGGGGGCGCCGGCGCGGACGGGTCGATCGCCGGGCTGTAGAGCGCCTTTTGCAGTGAAACGACGGCGTAGGTGACGTCGAGTCCCGCCGCCACGGCGAGGTTCAGGTCGTCGAAGCGGTACGCTGCGGTCGGCTGTATGTTGATCGGCTTGATCGACGCGATCTGCACTTGGTTGCGGAAGACACTAGAGTCATCCCAGGTCTTCGAAAGCGGGTACATGGAGTTGACGGCGATGCCGAAGGAGACGGGGAGGTTGTCGGGGGAGTAGGTGGCGTAGACGGTTGGGGCGATGAAGATGTCTCGCCGGGAGCGCTCGGTGACGGAAGTGGTGCCGGTGTCGAGGGGCGGGGTGCCGGAGAGCGGCGTGGTCCCCTTGAACTCGGTCTGCGGGACGATGATCCCCAAGGCACCGAGGTTCACCTGTATTCCGGGCAGGAAGGCGATCCCCGCCGGGTTGAAGTAGAGGGCGCTCGGGTCGCTCGCCTGCGCGGCGAAGGCGTTCGCCATCCCCATGGCCCTGGCCCCCTGCTCGCTCACTTTGAATCCCGCGCCTTGGCACAACCTGCCATGAGACAAACCGGTACAGAGCAGCAGAGCACACAGAAGCCATTTTCTCATGTGATCCCCCCTTGGCGGCCATCGACTGCAGCGCCCGACTGCAAAGCTGCAGCGGCGCGTCAGGCGGCCTTTTACGGCCAAGGGGGATCTGGCTTTGACGGCAGAGCCGTCCCATGTGAACCCCGAGTGGCCGGAAATAATTAGCGACAGCTAACAATAGCGCCGGTCAGGGGTAAGTCAAGGGGAAGCCGCCAGGATCTGCCGTGCCGCAGCGCGAGCCCAAGGGGGGACTCCGGGGCGCTGCGCGAACTGCCGATGGAAACGCTCAGTGCACCGTCTTTTCCCGCACCATCCCTTCCAGCATGCGGCGCAGGGCATCCTCCTCGACGAAGCAGAACAGTGCGCTGGAGCCGAAGGCGATCTCGACGGAGCCTCTTCTCTTTTTCATGGTGACGTCCACCTCGTGCACGCCGTTGCCGAGCAGCCCGTGGTAGACCTGCTGGATGCTCCTGCCGCTTCTGAGGGCTTCCTTGCTCCGCATTTCGAAATACACGACCTGGTCCAGCGCGTCATTGGTCAGATAGATCATGGTGCACCTCCTGTTTTCTACAGGAAACCACGGCTGTGCGACAAAATATGTCGCAGTTGGCGGAGTGCGGCTGTGAGGGAGGGCGAAGCGGCGTGGTGCGGCGTCGAAATGCTTGACAATCGGGCAGGAAATGCGACATATGGGCCATCTTCGGGACAGGGGGGCGCGATGGAGTCAGATCGTATCAAGTGGGACGAGCGTTACAGCGGGACGGAGCATTTCTTTTCTTTTGGTCCGTCGCGGCTTCTGGCGAAGAGCTTGGAGCAGATCCTTACCCTGGTGCCGGGGAGGCGCGCCCTCGACCTTGCCTGCGGAGAGGGGCGTAACGCCATCTTCCTTGCCCAGCACGGTTTCCGGGCCTGCGGCGTGGATATCTCTCCCAAGGGGCTGGAGCGGGGCGTGCGCCGTGCGGCCGAGGTCGGGGTCACGGTGGAGTTTGTCGAGGCGGACCTTGACCTGTGGCGCCCGAGCGAGAGCTACGACCTGATCCTCAACTTCAACTTCCTGATGCGGGAACTGATCCCGAGCCTCATGACTGCGCTGACGCCGGGTGGCGTGCTTTTGATGGAGACCATCCTGGACGCGCCCGGGATGCCGGGAGAACACCGGAAGGATTTCTTGTTGCAGCCGGGGGAGCTCGAGCGGATCTTCGGGGCCTATCCGGGGAAGGTGCTGCTGCTTGAGGAGGATGTGGACGCCCCCGAGATGCCGGTGGCGCGGGTGATGTTTCAGAAGGAAGGTTAAGGCTGCGATCAAGGTTGAGCTAAGGGCTCCGTGCCCCCGCGGCAACCTCGATCGCGGTTCCGTTATAACTTATTTCGTCCCGACGTAGACCGTGGCGATGCCGCCGGTGAGGTCGAAGTGGTGCACGTCCTTGAACCCGACCTGTTGCATCATCCCCTTGAACTCGTCGCGGGAGGGGAACTCCAGCACGGAGTCGGGGAGGTACTGGTAGGCGCTGAAGCGGGAAAAGGCGCCGCCGATCTTCGGGAGCACCTTAAGGAAGTAGAAGTGGTACAGATCCTTGAAAACGGGCAGGGTCGGCGTGGAGAACTCGAGGATGACTATCTTGCCCCCCACCTTGAGGGCGCGGCGCATCTCGGTGAGCCCCTTGATGCGGTCAACGACGTTGCGGATGCCGAAAGAGATGGTGGCGGCGTCGAAGGTGCCGTCCTCGTACGGGATGTCCTCGCAGGGGGCGACCTGGAGCTGGATGCGCTGCGCGTGGCGCGACTGCTGCACCTTGACGCGCCCGAGTTCGATCATCTCCGGGGTGAAGTCAATGCCGACGATCTCGACGGAGGCGGGGGTCTGCGAGGCGATCTCCAGGGCGACATCGCCGGTGCCGGTGGCGACGTCGAGAACCTTGCCCGGTCCCTTCACACCGATCTTGCCTACCGCGAAGCGACGCCAGCGCCGGTCGATCCCAAGCGACAGCAGTCTGTTCAACAGATCGTAGCGCGGGGCGATGCTCCCGAACATGGCACGAATTCGTTCACCCTTCTCCGACAATGCGTACATTTTCCCTACCTTTTTCGTCCGTGAAATGCTATAAAATCTAGCCTCTTCCTCTGGGGGAGAGCCCAGCATAAGGCTTGATTCTTAACACAAAGCGCACCGGCATGCCAGCAAAAAGCGGCCGCTATCGCCTCACCGCCCATGCCCCGCCGCCGCACGCCCATCCGTCCGCGCCGCCCAAGGAGGCACCTGTTGTTCCCGCAAATCAGGCCCCAGGACATCGCTGACATCCTGATCATGACCTTCCTGGTCTATCAGCTCTACAGCTGGTTCAAAAACTCGAAAGCGCTTCAGGTCGTGATGGGGCTCATGTTTCTCGGTGTGATCTACTTCGTCACCAAGAGCCTCGGCCTCTTTATGACCAGTTGGATCCTGCAGGAGTTGGGGACCGTGCTCCTCGTCCTGCTGATCGTCGTTTTCCAGGCCGAGATCCGGCAGGCCCTTTACCGCCTGAGCCTTTTGCGCAACCTGTTCGAACACCAGGAGAGCACGGTCCGCCTGGACCTGCTGGAATTCTCCGCCACCATCTTCTCGCTCGCCTCGCAGCGCACCGGCGCCCTGGTCGTTTTCCAGCGTGAGGAACTCCTCGACGATCTCATCCTGCACGGCGTCCCCATGGACTCCCTGGTGAGCGGCTCCCTCGTGGCAAGTATCTTCATCCCCGGAGCGCCGCTGCACGACGGGGCGGTACTCGTCAAAGACGGCAGGGTGGCACTTGCCTCGTGCCACCTGCCGCTTTCGGTGAGCGCGGAAGTGCCTCAGCACCTGGGGACGCGGCATCGCGCCGCCTTAGGGCTGTCGGAGCGCTCGGACGCGGCGGTAGTGGTGGTTTCCGAGGAGCGCGGGGCGGTGTCTCTTGCCGTGGACGGGAAGCTCGAGGCGATACACTCGCAGGCGCAGCTGCACGAACGGCTCACCTCGCTGTTGCAGCCGCTGTCGCGCGAGGCGGAGCGGGTGGGGATCACGCGGCGGCTCTTCGCCAACTTCTGGCCCAAGGTAGCCATCTTCTGCGTCGTGGTGGCGAGCTGGTTTTTGATCACCTACCGTCAGGGAGAGATCCTGAGCGTCACCGCGCCGGTAACCTTCCACAACCTCCCGGAGAACCTGACCCTCACCCGCAGCTACCCCGACGAGATCGACCTGCAACTGAAGACCTTCTCCAATCTCGTCGGTTCCCCGAAGAATCTCGATATCGTGGTCGACCTGGACCTGGCCAAGGTGCACGAGGGGACCAACACCGTGCAGATCAGCAAGGACCAGATAAAGCTTCCGCCGGGGGTCGTGGTGGTGAACCTCGACCGGTCCCTGGTGCGCGTGACGGCCGAAAAGAAACAGCCCAAAGCGTCGGTTCGCAAGCGATAACTCCCTGAATGTTATGGCCATTCTTCCGATACGGAGGTAAAGGGTTGTCATAAAAGTTGACAGGGGGCGCCGATTGTTATATAAATCGACGCACCCGCTGTTTTTTCTAAAACAATGAAGGAGGACTCATGATAAGAAGCCTGAAGCTCTTGACCGTGTGCATCATCATGCTCTCCCTCCCTTCGCTCGCCTTCGCCGCAAAGACCCATCGCGTAAAAAAGCACGAAACCCTATATTCGCTCGCCAAGAAATACAACGTCACCGTGGAAGAACTGAAGGCCGCCAACAACCTGGTGGGCAACAGCGTCAAGCCGCGCGTGCTCCTGGTCATCCCGCCGCGCTCCGTCTCTGAAGGCAAGAGCGCATCCGCCGGCGATGCCAAGACGTACAAGGTGAAAAAAGGCGAGACCCTCACCCGCATTGCCAAGAAGACCGGGGTTTCCGTTGCCGAACTGAAGAGGCTCAACGGCCTCAGCAGCGTGAGGGTGAAGCCTGGGAAGATGCTGGTACTCAGGGAAAGTGCGCCTGCGGAAGAGCCGAAGGTCAAGGTAGCAAAGAAGCTCCAGCTGCGTCATCCGGATCTCTTCAACGAAAAGGACTACGAGCAGAGCCTTCAGGAGCTGGCCTCGCTCGAACCCGAACAGCAGGTCGACCTCGCCAAGAACGCCGAGTTGAAGGTGGACAGCCTGAAAGAGCTGAAGAAGTCGGCCTACGGCTTCCTCGGCACCCGCTACCGCTTCGGCGGCAGCTCCCGCTCCGGCATCGACTGTTCCAGCTTCGTACAGCACGTCTTCAAGGAACTGGAAGTCTCTTTGCCGCGCACCGCGCGCGAGCAGTTCGAGGTCGGCAACGCCGTGGCGCCGGGGGACCTGCAGAGGGGGGACCTCATCTTCTTCGCCACCTACGCTTCGTATCCCTCCCATGTCGGTATCTACCTCGGTAACAACAAGATGATCCATGCCTCCTCGCGCGACCGCAAGGTGGTGATCTCCTCCCTCAATACCTCCTATTACCGCTCCCGTTTCCTGGGGGCCAAACGCATCGCCAAGGTGAACCCGGAAGTCTTCAGGCTCGACGACCTGATCCTCGGTGTCGAAGAGGACAACTCCGACAACGCCATGGAAGAGGACGGCCTCTCCAGCAACTAGCCCCGTCCCTGACAAACATTCAACGAATCCGGCCCTCGGGCCGGATTTTTTTATGGACGCAGCATGAAGATACTCCTCGCCTATAAATGCCATCCCGAAGGGGCTGCCGACCCGTACACCTCGCTTCTGCCGGTGGGGCTTCTCTCCCTGAGCGCCGTCTTGAAGCGCGCCGGCCACCAGGTCACCCTGGCCAACTTCTCCTCCTTCTCCACCGAAGCTGTCCGCGCATTGATCCGCCGGCTCGCCCCGGAGATGGTCGGCATCTCCCAGTTCACCCACAACAGGAGCGAATCGGTAGCGCTTGCACGGCTGGTGAAGGAGATCCAGCCCAGGTGTTTCACCCTGCTCGGCGGGCCGCATGCGACGCACGCGTGGCAGGAACAGCTGGAGCGGTACCCTGAGATCGACGCCGTCGTGCTCGGGGAAGGGGAGGAGACCCTGCTCGAGCTCGTGGATGCCCGCGGTGAGGGAAGAAGTCTCGCCTCGGTTCCCGGCCTCGCCTGGCGCGAAGCGGGCAAGCCGGTCCGGACCGCGCCGCGCGGGGCGATCACCGACCTGGACGCGCTCCCTCTGGCCGCGGAAGAGCTTGGTGAAACGGTCGGCGTCGACTTAAGGCGCCAGCTCGAGTTCATCATCACCTCGCGCGGCTGTCCGGCGAGCTGCCTGTTCTGCTCCTCACCCCTTTTCTGGGGGCGCGGCGTGCGCTTTCGCTCCCCCGAGTCGGTGGTACGCGAGCTGCGCATGGTCAAAGAGCGTTACGGCCTCATCTACTTCTCCTTCCGTGACGACACCTTCACGGCCAACCGTTCGCGCGTCATGGAGATCTGCCGGCTCATCGAGGAGGAGCGCCTGCACATCCTCTGGAACTGCCAGTCGCGGGTCAACGCGGTGGACGAGGAGATGCTCGTCGCCATGAAGCGCGCCGGGTGCGAATGCATCCAGTTCGGCGTGGAATCCGGTTCCCCGGAGATGCTTAAGGCGCTCGGGAAAAGGATCCTACCGACCGACGTGGAGCGTGCCGCGGCGGCGGTGCGTCGTGCGGGGATCAACCTCTCGGTCTACCTCATCACCGGAATACCGGGCGAGGGGGACGCCGATCTGAAGGAGACGGTGCGGCTCATCGAGCGGATCAAGCCCCAGGACGGGCAGGTCTCCCCGCTTGTCTACTATCCGGGGACGGAGCTTCTCATGCGCGCCGTGCGGCAGCGCGAGGTCTCCGAGCACCTCTTCGAGGAGCGGGAAGGGGAAGGCTTTCTGGTGCGCCGGGACCCCTTCGTTGAGCGCTCCCGGGAGGCGATGCTGAAGGCGCTGGAAAAGGCCGGGGAAAAGGCCCCCTTTACCCGTGCGGAATTCGCGGCGCAACGCAAGGTGGTCGGGTACTCCTTCGTGACCGAGATGCTGGAGGCCGAGGCGCTGGAGCAGGAGGGGGGCTGGGACGGGGCGAAAACGATCTACCGCGGCATGGTACGCAAGGAGCCGGACAACCCGTGGGGATGGCTGCAACTTGGTGCCCTGCAGGGAAGGGAAGGGGATCTGGGGGGGGCGCTGCGCTGCTACGGAAAGCTGGCGCAACTGGTCCCCCGGCATCTGCCCGCCTGGCTCGCCCTGGGGGAGCTGGCGCTCGCGGCAGGCGACAGGGAGGCTGCGTCCAAACACTACGCCAGGGCCCTGGAACTTGCACCGGAGGACGAGGCCGCGCTGGAGGGGGCGGCGCTTGCGGCGCGAGGGCATGGCGGAAAACGCGGAAAACGGAAACAATAAAAAAAGGCGCCTCCTTTGCGGGGGCGCCTTTTTTTATCTGCTTTACCGGGAGGCCTACTTGTTGACGGCAAGGCCCGGAGCGAAGATGATCTTGTCGAAAGTGCGCTTCAGAGTCTTGCTCTGGAAGTTGATCATCGGCGGGGAATCCTGGAACTCGATGGTGTCGCCGACTTTCACCGGGGTCTGCATGGACGCAACCCAGATTTTCTCGCCTTTCTCTTCGATCTGTGCGTAGGTGTACCCGCCGGAGTCCATGGTTTCAAGGACTTTGCCCTTGTGGCCAGCGCCCGGTTTGACTTCCTGAGGTTTGAGCCCGGCATGCGGGTCGGTGCCCGGAGCTACTGCGGGCATCTGGGTTGCGGGAGCTGCAGCCGGTGCCTGTGCGGGGGCCTGCGGTGCCTCATCTTTTTTCTTGCAGCCGGCAGCTGCCACAGCAACGATTGCCAACATTACAACCAAAGTCTTCTTCACAGTTTCCTCCAAGTTGGATGGATTTAAGAAATGGACAGCGCTGCAAAAAATAGCATAACCGTCTCGGACTTTACAACTAAAAAAAGTCTGATATACCGCCCCTCTTTTCCCGGCTAGCGCCCGATGACAACCTCTCCCGTGTCGGTGATGAGGCGCGCGGGAAGCTCGAACACCCGCTTGAAGATATTGAAGACCCCCTTAGCAAGTGACTTCACCGGGACCGCGGTGACCTGGGGATCGTCGATGCGCCCTTTGGCCTCGAAATAGGTGGTGATGAGGCTCTTGTCCTTGCCGGTCAGGATCCAGCCGACGATGGGGATCTTGCTCACCACCTTGTCCACGGTCTGCAGCGGCTGGACCCCTATGTTCAGGTCCACTTCGTTTTTCACCAGGTCCATCTTGCCCACTGCCGATATGTTCATCGCGTTGCTGTCCAAAAACAGGTTCTGCGTCGACGCGATGCCGTTGTTGAAGCTGATGTCGCCGGTGATCCTGTTGAATGGCATCCCCCCAGAGACCATGTCCGGGAGTTCCCCCTTGAAGAGCTGCGAGAAGTTCAGGATCGAGAAGACCTTGGAGAGTGTCGAGAACTTCCGGATCGTGCCGCGCTCGATGCGTGCCTTCGCACTCCCCTGGACGCTCCTTTTCAGTTCCGGGCCGGTCTCGCCGCGCGCGGTCAGCTCGGCCTGCAGCGACAGCGATCCGGTCACCTGCTGTTTTTTCACCCCGAGAGCGTGCAGCAACCGGTCCGCGGAGACCTTTTGTGCGCTGCAGGACAGGGTGTGGCGCGGCTGCCCGCCGGTGAACTCGGTGCGCAGCCTGCCGGTCACCTCTCCCTCGAAGGAGGCGAACTCGAAGGGGAGCAACTGGAGCACGCGGTTTTCGTAGAAGACGCTGGTGCGCAGGTGCTGGAAAGGGAAGTCGTTCAGGGCGCCTTCCGCTGCGGTGACGTGGGCGCGGACCGTCACGCGGCTGTCGCCTCCCTGGTTGCCGCCGAAAAGCGGCAGCAGGTCGTCCGGGTCGAGATAGCCGGCGTTCACCTGGAGCTCGATTGCCGGGTGCTGCAGGTCCTTCACGCCCCCCTTCAACTGCAGCGAGCTTTTGCCCAGCGTGCCGGCAAGCGAGGCGATCTGCAGGGTGTCGTTGTGGTAGGTGATGCTCCCGTGCACACGCTCCACGCGGAGCGCCGCAGCGCCGCCGGCGTAACCGAGATCGGTCGGGTCGACCGACGGAGAGCTGAAGGTGATCTGCCAGATCGGGTTTTGCATCCCGGTGACGACGCCGCGACCGGAAAAGAGCGTGCTGCCGAGGCGCACCTGGAGCTGGGAGGTCTCGAAGCTCTCGCCGTTGATCTTCACCGTCCCGTTCACCCCGGTCAGCAATTTCCCCTTGTCCCAGGGCTTCAGGGTCACCCCGGCGAGGCCCACGTTGCCGGTCCAGAAAAGCCGGTCCATGTCGGGGCCGGCGGCGTGGAGGGCAAGCTGTACCTGACCGGTCGGGTGGTACTTCTTCACCATGGGGACGAGCTGTCCCACCTCCGTGCTCTGGAACTGGTTGGTCCGGATATCGAAGCTCACCGGGCCGTCGTAGCGGCTTAGCGCGGTGGCGGAGAGGGCGGCGGGGTAGAGCTGGTAGTTGAGGGCGTTTATGCGGAACTTCTCCTTGTCGAAGTCCATGCTGAAGGAGATGCTGTTCGGGCGTCCCGCCGGTTTGGCGACCAGGTCCTTGAAGGCGTAGGAGGCGGTGGTGAGGTCGCTGTCACCCGAGAGCCGGTACAGCGCGGTGGTCCCTTCCCCCTTGAGGTTCACCATGCCGTTCGTGGTGAACGAGGCGATCCCTTTTCCCAGAAGCCATACCACCTCGGGCTGTCTCGGCTGCACCTTGGCGGTGAACGGGTACTGGCATGGGTGGTTGAGGGGGTAATCGGTGATACGCCCCTCTAGCGACATGGGGGAGGTGCCGAAGCGGCCGGTCATCCCCTTCAGGAGGAAATCCTTGCCGGAGAGCTCCAGCTGCCCTTTCACGCCGGTGAAAACCGGGATCCCCGAGCCGTAGTTCACCACCCCGTCCTCGACGTGCGCCTTGATGTAGAGGACGTTGTAGTTCTGTCCCCGTTCCATGTGCAGGATCTGGCTTACCCGGCCGTCCAGGCGCCCCTGGTCCAGTCGATACACGCCGCCTGTGATCTTTTGCTCGATGAAGTGTGAGGTGTCGTCGACGATGATCCCGTAGGGGATGTACTGCCGGTAGTTGCGCAGGTTGAAGCTGTTCGTGGCGGCTTCGGCGGTGATGCGGATATCGCCGGAATGAAGGTCGGAGAGCTTCACCTTGCCGTTTATCTTGAAGCCGTCCAGGTCGACTTTCACGTGGTCGATGGCGAGGTCGCGGTTGCCAAGCTCCAGGGAACAGGAGCCTTTGAAGAGCTTCGGGGTGAGCCGGGCGTGGAACACCTGCGGGTAGTCGAGGTTCAGCCTGGTGAAGCGGTATTCCGTTTTCGCGGTGAAGGCGTTCAGGCGCCCCTTTATGCTCGCCTCGAGCGCCAGTTCGCCGGCCAGGCTCTTGAACGGCACGAAGCGGCTGTAATAGGGCCAGAAATGCCCGACGTCGACCGGGCCGGTCTTGATCTTGCCGTGGATCGGCATCGCCGCGAGGGAGGCGCCGGCTGCGGGGATCTCCGCGACCCCGGAGAGCTCGATGGGGACCATGGATCTCCCCGAGGCGAGCTGCCCTGCGAGCTTGAAGTCGCAGTCCTTGCCGCGGATGATGCGGCTTAGC
Coding sequences:
- a CDS encoding B12-binding domain-containing radical SAM protein → MKILLAYKCHPEGAADPYTSLLPVGLLSLSAVLKRAGHQVTLANFSSFSTEAVRALIRRLAPEMVGISQFTHNRSESVALARLVKEIQPRCFTLLGGPHATHAWQEQLERYPEIDAVVLGEGEETLLELVDARGEGRSLASVPGLAWREAGKPVRTAPRGAITDLDALPLAAEELGETVGVDLRRQLEFIITSRGCPASCLFCSSPLFWGRGVRFRSPESVVRELRMVKERYGLIYFSFRDDTFTANRSRVMEICRLIEEERLHILWNCQSRVNAVDEEMLVAMKRAGCECIQFGVESGSPEMLKALGKRILPTDVERAAAAVRRAGINLSVYLITGIPGEGDADLKETVRLIERIKPQDGQVSPLVYYPGTELLMRAVRQREVSEHLFEEREGEGFLVRRDPFVERSREAMLKALEKAGEKAPFTRAEFAAQRKVVGYSFVTEMLEAEALEQEGGWDGAKTIYRGMVRKEPDNPWGWLQLGALQGREGDLGGALRCYGKLAQLVPRHLPAWLALGELALAAGDREAASKHYARALELAPEDEAALEGAALAARGHGGKRGKRKQ
- the cdaA gene encoding diadenylate cyclase CdaA, with protein sequence MFPQIRPQDIADILIMTFLVYQLYSWFKNSKALQVVMGLMFLGVIYFVTKSLGLFMTSWILQELGTVLLVLLIVVFQAEIRQALYRLSLLRNLFEHQESTVRLDLLEFSATIFSLASQRTGALVVFQREELLDDLILHGVPMDSLVSGSLVASIFIPGAPLHDGAVLVKDGRVALASCHLPLSVSAEVPQHLGTRHRAALGLSERSDAAVVVVSEERGAVSLAVDGKLEAIHSQAQLHERLTSLLQPLSREAERVGITRRLFANFWPKVAIFCVVVASWFLITYRQGEILSVTAPVTFHNLPENLTLTRSYPDEIDLQLKTFSNLVGSPKNLDIVVDLDLAKVHEGTNTVQISKDQIKLPPGVVVVNLDRSLVRVTAEKKQPKASVRKR
- a CDS encoding OmpP1/FadL family transporter, translated to MRKWLLCALLLCTGLSHGRLCQGAGFKVSEQGARAMGMANAFAAQASDPSALYFNPAGIAFLPGIQVNLGALGIIVPQTEFKGTTPLSGTPPLDTGTTSVTERSRRDIFIAPTVYATYSPDNLPVSFGIAVNSMYPLSKTWDDSSVFRNQVQIASIKPINIQPTAAYRFDDLNLAVAAGLDVTYAVVSLQKALYSPAIDPSAPAPPFGAYELGSMGVDGTATDLGYNLGILWKPRSEVSLGIAYRSKITLHIDGEANFLATTPTGLGAIGLTDTAVFPYTRARASSSASTTITLPDTLDLAVAWRPTDRVTLEFDATRTGWSSFDKLLIDFQSAEFAAFNDQPDPRNWRDVWSYKFGGEYRVTPRFALRAGYSFDNTPVPGGTVDPLLPDADRHSFSIGTGIGNALATLDLAYMWVHFVDRKVQNQDMANLRGANGTFKSDAYLLAANLNLTF
- a CDS encoding C40 family peptidase, which codes for MIRSLKLLTVCIIMLSLPSLAFAAKTHRVKKHETLYSLAKKYNVTVEELKAANNLVGNSVKPRVLLVIPPRSVSEGKSASAGDAKTYKVKKGETLTRIAKKTGVSVAELKRLNGLSSVRVKPGKMLVLRESAPAEEPKVKVAKKLQLRHPDLFNEKDYEQSLQELASLEPEQQVDLAKNAELKVDSLKELKKSAYGFLGTRYRFGGSSRSGIDCSSFVQHVFKELEVSLPRTAREQFEVGNAVAPGDLQRGDLIFFATYASYPSHVGIYLGNNKMIHASSRDRKVVISSLNTSYYRSRFLGAKRIAKVNPEVFRLDDLILGVEEDNSDNAMEEDGLSSN
- a CDS encoding class I SAM-dependent methyltransferase, with amino-acid sequence MESDRIKWDERYSGTEHFFSFGPSRLLAKSLEQILTLVPGRRALDLACGEGRNAIFLAQHGFRACGVDISPKGLERGVRRAAEVGVTVEFVEADLDLWRPSESYDLILNFNFLMRELIPSLMTALTPGGVLLMETILDAPGMPGEHRKDFLLQPGELERIFGAYPGKVLLLEEDVDAPEMPVARVMFQKEG
- the ubiE gene encoding bifunctional demethylmenaquinone methyltransferase/2-methoxy-6-polyprenyl-1,4-benzoquinol methylase UbiE, translating into MYALSEKGERIRAMFGSIAPRYDLLNRLLSLGIDRRWRRFAVGKIGVKGPGKVLDVATGTGDVALEIASQTPASVEIVGIDFTPEMIELGRVKVQQSRHAQRIQLQVAPCEDIPYEDGTFDAATISFGIRNVVDRIKGLTEMRRALKVGGKIVILEFSTPTLPVFKDLYHFYFLKVLPKIGGAFSRFSAYQYLPDSVLEFPSRDEFKGMMQQVGFKDVHHFDLTGGIATVYVGTK